A portion of the Limosilactobacillus reuteri genome contains these proteins:
- a CDS encoding zinc-binding dehydrogenase — translation MAIQLAKLHGCKVFTTVSSSKYDYVKQLAPDAIINYQTEDVDKKLADLTDGLGVDLIIDTVGKKEAELDLRRLAYN, via the coding sequence ATCGCTATTCAACTTGCTAAACTTCATGGTTGTAAGGTATTTACAACTGTTTCATCTAGTAAATATGACTATGTAAAGCAGCTTGCTCCAGATGCAATCATCAACTACCAAACGGAAGATGTGGATAAAAAGTTAGCCGATCTCACCGATGGGCTTGGCGTTGATTTGATCATTGATACAGTAGGTAAAAAAGAAGCAGAACTTGATTTACGACGGTTAGCCTATAATTGA